Proteins co-encoded in one Bacteroidota bacterium genomic window:
- a CDS encoding amino acid permease: protein MAVAKVGLKTAVLLVIANMIGSGVFATTGYMAASMTSESILLFTWLLGGLLALCGALSYGELAAAMPRSGGEYHYLSKLYHPAVGFMSGFISLIVGFGAPIAGAALVFGQYGFTILGVENAVLFSVGGWQFQLGQLFALLLVLGLTWLHSQDIRKGAATQNAFTILKIVLVLVFILAGLLFLDGEGHSFSVLPTGADWALLGTPAFGICLVLVFFAYSGWNAAAYISGEVRNPGKNVPRSLLIGTLVVSTLYLLINYVFFKAMQPEALAGKGDFAGHVAHQIFGGAGGRIMSGLIAFALISSTSSMVMAGPRVTASIGEDFPIYRLLARKTQSGSPRAALLLQLAVASAMILYGDVFVIFQYIGLTLSLFAALTVGGVFIYRYRYGRPAQARVPLYPIPPILFLGLCLWLIVFSVYDFGPNGGFQTEVPLISLCTLVAGFLVYLLAYRYDKREELKARA, encoded by the coding sequence ATGGCTGTAGCCAAGGTAGGCCTGAAGACCGCCGTGCTGTTGGTGATAGCCAATATGATTGGCTCGGGCGTTTTTGCCACCACAGGTTACATGGCTGCGAGTATGACGAGCGAGTCCATCCTGCTGTTTACCTGGCTATTGGGTGGGCTTTTGGCGCTCTGTGGTGCCCTTAGCTATGGCGAGCTGGCGGCTGCCATGCCCCGCAGTGGGGGCGAGTACCACTACCTGAGTAAGCTGTATCACCCTGCGGTGGGCTTTATGAGTGGCTTTATTTCGCTCATTGTAGGCTTTGGTGCTCCCATAGCGGGTGCGGCGCTGGTGTTTGGCCAGTATGGATTTACCATCCTGGGTGTAGAGAATGCGGTGCTTTTTTCCGTTGGTGGCTGGCAGTTTCAGCTTGGCCAGCTATTTGCCCTGCTGCTGGTGCTGGGCCTTACTTGGCTGCATAGCCAAGACATCCGGAAGGGAGCTGCTACCCAGAATGCTTTTACCATCCTGAAGATTGTGCTGGTGCTGGTATTTATCCTGGCAGGACTTCTTTTTTTGGATGGTGAAGGACATTCCTTTTCTGTGTTACCTACCGGTGCCGACTGGGCACTGCTGGGCACCCCTGCCTTTGGCATTTGCCTGGTGCTAGTCTTTTTCGCGTATTCCGGCTGGAATGCGGCCGCCTACATCAGCGGCGAGGTGCGAAACCCGGGCAAGAATGTGCCCCGTTCCCTGCTGATTGGCACCCTGGTGGTGTCGACGCTCTATCTGCTCATCAACTATGTGTTCTTCAAGGCCATGCAGCCCGAGGCCCTGGCAGGCAAAGGCGACTTTGCCGGACATGTGGCACACCAGATCTTTGGCGGTGCCGGTGGCCGCATTATGAGTGGGCTTATTGCCTTTGCCCTCATCAGCAGCACCAGCAGTATGGTAATGGCGGGGCCCCGTGTAACGGCCAGCATAGGCGAAGACTTCCCCATATACCGCCTGCTGGCCCGCAAAACCCAGAGCGGAAGCCCCCGTGCAGCCCTGCTGCTCCAGCTGGCCGTGGCCAGCGCCATGATCCTGTATGGAGATGTATTCGTCATTTTTCAGTACATCGGCCTTACGCTCAGCCTGTTTGCCGCGCTTACTGTGGGGGGTGTTTTCATCTACCGCTACCGCTACGGGCGGCCAGCCCAGGCCCGGGTGCCCCTGTATCCCATTCCGCCGATTCTGTTTTTAGGTCTATGCCTGTGGCTCATCGTGTTTAGTGTGTATGATTTTGGGCCAAATGGAGGTTTCCAGACCGAGGTGCCCCTTATCAGCCTCTGCACCCTGGTTGCTGGTTTTCTGGTTTACCTGCTAGCCTACCGGTATGACAAGCGCGAGGAGCTGAAAGCCCGGGCCTAG
- a CDS encoding cytochrome C biosynthesis protein has product MAERKNTPIELEEDERIKAPKSAPAQARERASVREKWEKNKRLYIGILLGALLLVGGIAYYVAEERENEKVALDNAEMAFRNFYRDSLDKAVNGASNFSGLKKIATEYEGTRAGNMANYMLGATLLQQGKVAEGRAHLEAYDKSKDLMLNVTALRGLAYSYEEEGKYAEAAAHYLQAAEKLENNQTTPLSLLDAGRCYQLAKDSEGATKAYKRLLKAYPNSAQAQDAQKYLARIAE; this is encoded by the coding sequence ATGGCTGAACGCAAGAATACTCCCATCGAGCTCGAAGAAGACGAACGCATTAAAGCACCCAAATCTGCCCCCGCCCAAGCCCGGGAGCGTGCAAGCGTGCGGGAAAAGTGGGAAAAGAACAAGCGCCTGTACATCGGCATCCTGCTGGGAGCACTGCTGCTGGTGGGGGGCATAGCGTACTATGTGGCCGAGGAGCGTGAGAATGAAAAGGTTGCGCTGGATAATGCCGAGATGGCTTTCCGAAACTTCTACCGCGATAGCCTGGATAAAGCCGTAAATGGGGCTTCCAATTTTAGTGGCTTGAAAAAAATTGCCACTGAGTACGAAGGCACCCGCGCAGGTAATATGGCAAACTATATGCTGGGAGCTACACTCCTGCAGCAGGGGAAGGTAGCAGAAGGCCGTGCGCACCTGGAGGCTTATGACAAAAGCAAGGACCTGATGCTGAACGTAACCGCCCTGCGTGGCCTGGCCTACAGCTACGAGGAAGAAGGCAAGTATGCCGAAGCCGCCGCCCACTACCTGCAGGCTGCCGAAAAGCTGGAAAACAACCAGACCACCCCTCTGAGCCTGCTGGATGCCGGCCGCTGCTACCAGCTGGCCAAAGACAGCGAGGGTGCTACCAAAGCCTACAAACGGCTGCTGAAGGCGTATCCGAATAGCGCGCAGGCACAGGATGCGCAGAAGTATCTGGCACGCATTGCCGAATAA
- the ribH gene encoding 6,7-dimethyl-8-ribityllumazine synthase, with protein MATADTDTASLEQYRGRADFRQESIALIVAEWNADINARMYSSALRVLQAHGVKDIDRILVPGAYELPFAAQKMAYDVYSAIICFGTLIKGETRHDEYIATAVASGLMEVSLKHDKPVIFGVLTVNNREQALARTGGSVGDKGAEAAVSALKLLELARTYTGKYNPDGMVDAFYTDED; from the coding sequence ATGGCCACTGCAGATACAGACACCGCATCCCTGGAACAATACAGGGGTCGCGCAGATTTTAGACAGGAAAGCATTGCCCTCATCGTGGCCGAATGGAATGCGGACATAAACGCCCGCATGTATAGCAGTGCCCTGCGTGTGCTGCAGGCACACGGGGTAAAGGATATAGACCGGATCCTGGTACCGGGTGCGTATGAACTGCCCTTTGCAGCACAGAAGATGGCCTACGACGTATACTCTGCCATCATCTGCTTCGGCACCCTGATAAAAGGAGAAACCCGACACGATGAATACATTGCCACTGCGGTGGCAAGTGGCCTGATGGAGGTGAGCCTGAAGCACGACAAGCCCGTTATTTTCGGTGTGCTAACGGTAAATAACCGCGAGCAAGCCCTGGCCCGGACCGGGGGCAGCGTGGGCGATAAGGGAGCAGAGGCTGCCGTATCGGCCCTCAAGCTACTGGAGCTGGCGCGTACATACACCGGAAAATACAATCCGGACGGTATGGTGGACGCTTTCTATACCGACGAGGACTAG
- a CDS encoding RlmE family RNA methyltransferase yields the protein MAYKPNDHYARKARQQDYRARSVFKLEEIDQKHGLFHAGQQVIDLGCSPGSWSQYASQKIGPRGRLLGIDLTPVDLPLPNAHFVAGDIHMADWGSLFEQAGIRPPVDLVISDMAPKTTGSKITDQARSAELCEMALLVATKYLARGGHFVAKFFDGPDFQAYRAQLQRLFDRVAISRPKATRSSSKELFFIGLGYNGKSYEESMPL from the coding sequence ATGGCCTATAAACCCAACGACCACTATGCCCGTAAGGCTCGCCAGCAGGACTACCGCGCCCGCAGTGTATTCAAACTGGAAGAGATAGACCAAAAGCACGGCCTATTCCACGCTGGCCAGCAGGTGATAGACCTGGGCTGTAGCCCAGGCAGCTGGAGCCAGTATGCCAGCCAGAAGATTGGCCCCCGGGGCCGGCTGCTGGGTATAGACCTGACCCCCGTGGATTTGCCCCTGCCCAATGCACACTTTGTAGCAGGAGACATCCATATGGCCGACTGGGGGAGCCTCTTTGAGCAGGCAGGTATTCGGCCACCGGTAGACCTGGTGATCAGCGACATGGCCCCCAAAACCACAGGCAGCAAGATAACCGACCAGGCCCGATCTGCCGAGCTGTGCGAAATGGCCCTGCTGGTAGCGACAAAATACCTGGCACGCGGCGGCCATTTTGTGGCTAAATTCTTTGATGGACCAGACTTCCAAGCCTACCGTGCCCAGCTACAGCGCCTGTTTGACCGGGTGGCCATCAGTAGGCCAAAGGCTACACGCTCCAGTAGCAAGGAGCTCTTTTTCATTGGGCTGGGCTACAATGGCAAGAGCTACGAAGAATCTATGCCCCTGTAG
- a CDS encoding inositol monophosphatase — MDLKTLMDQVIPVVKHVGELILLDRESFTWADVEFKGQNDLVSYVDRNAEDRLVGKLSRLLAGCGFINEEGGHYHADAEAVWIIDPLDGTTNFVHGVPFFCTSVALQWQGQICMGIIYEPNRDELYTAIRGQGAYLNGARIQVSSNRNTEDAFLSTGFPYRKGQNIDGYLNLLRAYMGHIRGIRRMGSAAMDLAFTAAGRFDGFFEASLNPWDVAAGALLVQEAGGTVTDYWGQQDWLFGQSILAANTALHPGLLRLMTDYLHAHGLKPGDSLG, encoded by the coding sequence ATGGACCTTAAGACACTGATGGATCAGGTTATTCCGGTGGTAAAGCATGTGGGCGAGCTCATCCTGCTCGATCGGGAGTCCTTCACCTGGGCCGATGTGGAGTTCAAGGGGCAGAACGACCTGGTGAGCTATGTAGATCGAAACGCTGAAGACCGCCTGGTGGGCAAGCTGAGCCGACTGCTGGCGGGCTGCGGATTCATCAACGAGGAGGGGGGACACTACCACGCGGATGCGGAGGCTGTATGGATTATCGATCCACTGGATGGCACCACCAATTTTGTGCATGGCGTGCCCTTCTTCTGCACCTCGGTGGCGCTGCAGTGGCAGGGCCAGATCTGCATGGGCATTATCTATGAGCCCAACCGGGATGAGCTGTACACCGCTATACGCGGCCAGGGTGCCTACCTGAACGGCGCACGCATACAGGTAAGCAGCAACCGGAATACCGAAGACGCTTTTCTCAGCACGGGCTTCCCCTACCGAAAGGGACAAAACATAGATGGATACCTGAACCTGCTGCGGGCCTACATGGGGCATATCCGCGGCATACGCCGCATGGGCAGTGCCGCCATGGACCTGGCCTTTACGGCAGCGGGCCGCTTCGATGGGTTTTTTGAGGCCAGCCTGAACCCCTGGGACGTGGCTGCGGGCGCCCTGCTGGTGCAGGAGGCCGGCGGAACTGTAACGGATTACTGGGGGCAGCAGGACTGGCTATTCGGACAGAGCATTCTGGCCGCCAACACTGCCCTGCACCCGGGCCTCCTGCGCCTGATGACCGACTACCTGCACGCGCATGGGCTAAAGCCAGGAGATAGCCTGGGCTAG
- the lnt gene encoding apolipoprotein N-acyltransferase, whose protein sequence is MISILRKANAWWWWQAEHRPYLLLLLGGLLQAAAFPPSPLAPLIWLGFLPVLAVLERRVISPPPARLRRQLWRTLRYGYVQFVVWNLLCCYWLMLTALKVAGGEALVALLGGLLANLLNPILMCLPLLVYVWLRRRLPLATALLGLGLAWLSFEHLHFGWELSWSWLTLGHAWSYYPLYLQYLDLTGVLGASALTLVVALGLFHLSARLQQGRRLPVRTWLVVAGAVLLPLAIYPWRTHTFPDCNPSQAVQVRIVQPNIDPYDKYRKSPMATVEDLARQIEKDLPAGTELVVLPETAIPGPVLEDQLLHEPLLQPLLQVAQRHHLHILTGMHPVRIYPPGTRPLPASARPLAGGGHYDSFNGASILGEASPRVYKKSKLVPFIERVPFLENLVFLRDWNIDIGGDFGSYGLPDSLHPLWMNGLAIAPLICYESEFPDFVAGLVQQGAGLLAVITNDGWWGRSSGYVQHAQLARLRAIENRKEVVRSANTGISCVIDRYGRMHQQLGWGVQGVIDTHANLRGGHTFFNQYGSWLGKCAVFGMFILVLLYFFYFPRTRYGP, encoded by the coding sequence ATGATCTCCATCCTCCGAAAGGCGAATGCGTGGTGGTGGTGGCAGGCCGAGCATAGGCCCTACCTGCTGCTGCTGCTGGGGGGGCTACTGCAGGCAGCAGCCTTTCCGCCCAGCCCCCTGGCCCCCCTTATCTGGCTAGGCTTTTTGCCCGTGCTAGCGGTGCTGGAGCGGCGGGTCATCAGCCCCCCCCCCGCGCGCCTGCGCAGGCAGCTGTGGCGCACGCTACGCTATGGCTATGTACAGTTTGTGGTGTGGAACCTGCTGTGCTGCTATTGGCTGATGCTCACGGCCCTGAAGGTGGCGGGGGGCGAGGCCCTGGTGGCCCTGCTGGGGGGCCTGCTGGCCAACCTGCTGAACCCAATCCTGATGTGCCTGCCCCTGCTGGTATACGTGTGGCTGCGGCGGCGGCTGCCCCTGGCCACGGCCCTGCTGGGCCTGGGCCTGGCCTGGCTTAGCTTCGAGCACCTGCACTTTGGCTGGGAGCTGAGCTGGAGCTGGCTGACCCTGGGCCATGCCTGGAGCTACTACCCACTTTACCTGCAGTACCTGGACCTTACCGGTGTGCTGGGTGCATCGGCCCTCACGCTGGTGGTGGCCCTCGGCCTCTTTCACCTCAGCGCCCGCCTGCAGCAGGGCCGCCGATTGCCGGTGCGTACCTGGCTGGTGGTGGCTGGCGCGGTGCTGCTGCCGCTGGCTATATACCCTTGGCGCACACACACCTTCCCGGATTGCAATCCCTCGCAGGCGGTGCAGGTACGTATTGTGCAGCCGAATATAGACCCCTACGACAAGTATCGGAAGTCGCCCATGGCCACGGTAGAAGACCTGGCCCGGCAGATAGAAAAAGACTTGCCCGCCGGTACGGAGCTGGTGGTGCTGCCCGAAACTGCCATACCCGGCCCCGTGCTGGAAGACCAGCTGCTGCACGAGCCGCTGCTGCAGCCGCTGCTGCAGGTGGCCCAGCGGCACCACCTGCATATCCTGACCGGCATGCACCCTGTGCGGATTTATCCGCCTGGCACCCGCCCCCTGCCTGCCAGTGCCCGCCCCCTGGCCGGGGGGGGGCACTACGACAGCTTCAATGGCGCCAGCATCCTGGGGGAGGCCAGCCCCCGGGTGTATAAGAAGAGCAAGCTGGTGCCCTTTATAGAGCGGGTGCCCTTTCTGGAAAACCTTGTCTTTCTGCGAGACTGGAATATTGATATAGGCGGCGACTTTGGCAGCTATGGCCTGCCCGATAGCCTGCATCCACTGTGGATGAATGGCCTGGCCATAGCCCCGCTCATCTGCTACGAGAGCGAGTTTCCCGACTTTGTGGCCGGCCTGGTGCAGCAGGGGGCCGGGCTGCTGGCGGTTATTACCAACGATGGCTGGTGGGGGCGCAGCAGTGGCTATGTGCAGCATGCCCAGCTGGCACGCCTGCGGGCCATCGAAAACCGGAAGGAAGTAGTGCGCTCGGCCAATACCGGTATCTCCTGTGTGATAGACCGCTATGGCCGCATGCACCAGCAACTGGGCTGGGGGGTGCAGGGGGTGATAGATACCCATGCCAACCTGCGCGGCGGCCACACCTTCTTTAACCAGTATGGAAGCTGGCTCGGAAAGTGCGCAGTTTTTGGTATGTTTATCCTCGTACTCCTGTATTTCTTCTATTTCCCCCGTACGCGATATGGACCTTAA
- the rsmI gene encoding 16S rRNA (cytidine(1402)-2'-O)-methyltransferase: MSARIVLVPTPIGNLQDITLRAIETLRAADRVAAEDTRHTGLLLRHLGIQVPLISLHMHNEHQRIPALLAEVQAQGWTLAYASDAGTPGISDPGYLLVREALALGIAVECLPGPTALIPALVASGLPADRFCFEGFLPAKKGRQTRLMSLRDEPRTILLYESPHRLAKLLGQLAEVLEPTRPASVARELTKIHEEHRRGTLSELQAYYDLHPPKGECVVVVAGRA; encoded by the coding sequence ATGAGTGCACGCATTGTCCTGGTACCCACGCCTATTGGCAACCTGCAGGACATTACCCTGCGTGCGATAGAAACCCTGCGAGCGGCTGACCGTGTAGCCGCCGAAGACACCCGGCACACCGGCCTGCTGCTCCGGCACCTGGGCATACAGGTGCCCCTCATCAGCCTGCACATGCACAATGAGCACCAGCGCATCCCTGCCCTGCTGGCCGAGGTGCAGGCACAGGGCTGGACGCTGGCCTACGCCAGCGATGCCGGTACCCCCGGCATATCCGACCCTGGCTACCTGCTGGTGCGCGAGGCACTGGCACTGGGCATAGCCGTAGAGTGCCTGCCAGGCCCCACGGCACTTATCCCCGCCCTGGTAGCCAGTGGCCTGCCAGCAGACCGGTTCTGCTTCGAGGGCTTCCTGCCTGCCAAGAAGGGCCGACAAACCCGGCTAATGAGCCTGAGGGACGAGCCCCGCACCATCCTGCTGTACGAAAGCCCGCACCGGCTGGCCAAGCTGCTGGGCCAGCTGGCCGAGGTGCTGGAACCCACCCGGCCCGCCAGTGTGGCCCGCGAGCTGACCAAAATACACGAAGAGCACCGGCGGGGTACCCTGTCCGAATTACAAGCTTATTATGATCTCCATCCTCCGAAAGGCGAATGCGTGGTGGTGGTGGCAGGCCGAGCATAG
- a CDS encoding Lrp/AsnC ligand binding domain-containing protein yields the protein MSEHKPSLDELDKNILQMLLHDASIPYTDIARELKVSGGTIHVRMKKMQEAGIVLGSRLVVDYARLGFDVLAFLGIYLEKGSVYAKALHQLRTIPEIVELHYTTGMYNMYAKIVCRDTRHLREVLNDKIQVIEGVERTETFISLECGIDRELTLET from the coding sequence ATGAGCGAACACAAGCCTAGCCTGGACGAACTGGATAAGAATATCCTGCAAATGCTGCTGCACGATGCCAGCATACCTTACACAGACATTGCCCGCGAGCTAAAGGTATCCGGCGGTACCATACACGTGCGAATGAAGAAAATGCAGGAAGCCGGAATTGTGCTGGGTAGCCGCCTGGTGGTAGACTATGCACGCCTGGGCTTCGACGTATTGGCCTTCCTGGGTATCTACCTGGAAAAAGGCTCGGTATACGCCAAGGCACTGCACCAGCTACGCACCATACCCGAGATTGTGGAGCTGCACTACACCACGGGCATGTATAACATGTATGCCAAAATTGTGTGCCGAGACACCCGCCACCTGCGCGAGGTGCTGAACGACAAGATACAGGTAATAGAGGGGGTGGAGCGAACCGAGACCTTCATCTCGCTAGAGTGCGGAATAGACCGCGAACTGACCCTGGAAACCTAG
- a CDS encoding OmpA family protein, whose product MRTLLTLCLLSCLAAALHSGCVPKKKYVALLAARDSLQLAHSLKAQQLAETLDARDSLQQLKERLADALLETTQARDRLQASYDELSATNLDQAERFGKALELKTAELKHQEALLAEREARLSLLEARIAAQQKQQNRLLETLRKALDGYQASQLSLELKDGQVYLSLSDKLLFGSGSAELGQEGKAALKQVAEVLRADTSLHIRVEGHTDTDPIRTSCLADNWDLSVVRATAVVRLLSTGYAIDPRRLTAAGKGAHQPIAPNESRAQKALNRRTELIIAPQLAGLYELLK is encoded by the coding sequence ATGCGTACCCTACTAACCCTATGCCTGCTGAGCTGCCTGGCGGCGGCCCTGCACAGTGGCTGTGTGCCCAAGAAAAAGTATGTGGCCCTGCTAGCGGCACGAGACAGCCTGCAGCTGGCCCATAGCCTGAAGGCGCAACAGCTGGCCGAAACGCTGGATGCGCGCGATAGCCTGCAGCAGCTGAAAGAACGATTGGCAGATGCCCTGCTGGAGACCACCCAGGCGCGCGACCGCCTGCAGGCTAGCTACGACGAGCTGAGTGCTACCAACCTGGACCAGGCCGAACGATTCGGCAAGGCGCTGGAGCTGAAAACCGCCGAGCTAAAACACCAGGAAGCCCTGCTGGCCGAGCGCGAAGCCCGGCTAAGCCTGCTAGAGGCACGGATTGCAGCCCAACAGAAACAGCAAAACCGCCTGCTGGAAACACTGCGGAAAGCGCTGGATGGCTACCAGGCCTCGCAGCTGAGCCTGGAACTAAAAGACGGACAGGTGTACCTATCCCTCTCGGATAAGCTGCTATTCGGCTCGGGCTCTGCCGAGCTGGGCCAGGAGGGAAAGGCGGCGCTGAAACAAGTGGCAGAGGTACTGCGGGCAGACACCAGCCTGCACATACGGGTGGAGGGCCACACCGATACCGACCCCATACGCACCAGCTGCCTGGCCGATAACTGGGACCTGAGCGTGGTGCGCGCCACTGCCGTGGTGCGCCTGCTTAGCACGGGCTATGCCATAGACCCCAGGCGACTGACGGCAGCGGGAAAGGGTGCCCACCAGCCGATAGCCCCGAACGAAAGCCGCGCCCAGAAAGCCCTGAACCGACGCACCGAGCTGATAATAGCCCCGCAACTAGCCGGGCTATACGAGCTGCTGAAGTAG
- a CDS encoding gliding motility-associated C-terminal domain-containing protein, producing MIQLHRPPGLPALLLPVLLLLAGLCGMAHAQQDKTQNGRTVIIPQDDQPAYYNAFTPNGDGINDVFSPSQQVSNYTILVYDRWGNEVYSGTQAQPWAGQGRSGQAPEGVYVYQMRGRTLEGDSIRHVGTITLLR from the coding sequence ATGATCCAGCTCCATCGTCCACCAGGTTTACCGGCCCTACTGCTGCCGGTGCTCCTGCTGCTGGCCGGGCTATGCGGAATGGCCCACGCCCAGCAGGACAAAACGCAGAATGGCCGCACCGTCATCATCCCCCAGGATGACCAGCCTGCCTACTACAATGCCTTCACCCCGAATGGAGATGGCATTAATGATGTATTCAGCCCAAGCCAGCAGGTTAGCAACTATACCATCCTGGTGTATGACCGCTGGGGCAACGAGGTGTATAGTGGCACCCAGGCCCAGCCCTGGGCGGGCCAGGGCCGCAGTGGCCAGGCACCCGAGGGGGTGTATGTGTACCAGATGCGGGGACGTACCCTGGAGGGAGACAGCATACGGCATGTGGGCACCATAACGCTGCTGCGTTAG
- a CDS encoding phosphatidate cytidylyltransferase, translating into MTNLSQRILTALLGGALLLTLLFVSPYSAMLACSLLAGLVYWEFLRLRIAARWVVAGLMLFQLFVFLGLLVLVDEASSWISGCFGMNNLDAVFSFHYPKPDAPKGTFSGPIGSYNSKVILAVVLFALLPLSVLLLAFRARLGRIVYTLSGSIYTTLPFVLWLAMFLFDEDIYGRHAYLLALAPLLFVWCSDTCGYFVGRSLGRHPIWPAISPKKSWEGLAGSVLGCMLLGLALQQEDMAGGILTGGILALATTAGDFLQSALKRRASVKDSGSLLPGHGGFYDRFDGFLLAMPVYLLLRLSGLFGL; encoded by the coding sequence ATGACGAACCTGAGCCAACGCATTCTTACCGCCCTGCTGGGGGGTGCCCTGCTGCTTACGCTACTATTTGTTTCTCCCTATAGTGCTATGCTGGCCTGTAGCCTGCTAGCCGGCCTGGTGTACTGGGAGTTTTTGCGGCTTCGTATAGCCGCTCGTTGGGTGGTAGCCGGGCTCATGTTGTTTCAGCTTTTCGTCTTTTTGGGTTTACTTGTGCTGGTAGATGAGGCAAGTTCTTGGATATCGGGTTGTTTTGGGATGAACAACCTGGATGCTGTTTTCTCCTTTCATTACCCTAAACCCGATGCTCCCAAAGGTACTTTTTCAGGACCCATAGGCAGCTACAACAGTAAGGTGATCCTGGCGGTTGTCCTATTTGCGCTTTTACCTCTCTCGGTACTTCTTTTGGCCTTTCGCGCACGCTTGGGGCGCATTGTTTACACGTTGTCGGGTAGTATATATACAACACTGCCCTTTGTATTATGGCTTGCCATGTTCTTGTTTGATGAAGATATTTACGGCAGGCATGCCTACCTATTGGCCCTGGCCCCCCTGCTATTTGTATGGTGTTCCGATACCTGCGGCTACTTTGTGGGTCGCAGCCTGGGGCGGCACCCCATCTGGCCTGCCATTAGCCCCAAGAAAAGCTGGGAGGGGCTGGCAGGCAGCGTGCTAGGCTGCATGCTGCTGGGCCTTGCCCTGCAGCAGGAGGATATGGCCGGAGGGATACTGACCGGAGGGATACTGGCCTTGGCCACCACTGCGGGCGACTTCCTGCAGTCGGCCCTAAAGCGCCGTGCCTCGGTGAAAGACAGTGGGAGCCTGCTGCCCGGCCATGGCGGCTTCTACGACCGCTTCGATGGCTTCCTGCTGGCCATGCCCGTGTATCTGCTCCTGCGCCTCTCGGGCTTGTTTGGTCTTTAA
- a CDS encoding CPBP family intramembrane metalloprotease, which yields MRYPADSPFGRSLFPPSSVLLLGLGLVFLLQQILLPFGLLSLFGLLSGYPLLELMTAGGALPAAALPWLKLQLFSTQLVAFGALAWVLARAAGSTRQELQLAPPAWRGSLWLAVPLALLGIPLLSLTAIQPDAFALPAGLEAVEAAIRDMEARAGLLQQALLREDLAVNLLVVALTPAVMEELFFRGYLQSTCRRMWNPHVAIWLTALLFSFIHFQFFGFFYRMGLGALFGYLVYYSGSLWPAVVAHAAHNAVGVLAIYGVAHWGWPAELEQQEAQVPLALGAAAALALAPLLWLYIHQNLRRQGPRSLASPSPGHALPPPSTPDQA from the coding sequence ATGCGCTACCCGGCCGACAGTCCTTTTGGTCGCTCCCTGTTCCCGCCCAGCTCGGTCTTGCTGCTGGGCCTGGGTCTGGTCTTCCTGTTGCAGCAGATTCTATTGCCCTTTGGTCTGTTGTCCTTGTTCGGCCTCCTATCTGGCTACCCGCTGCTGGAGCTGATGACTGCCGGAGGGGCACTCCCGGCAGCGGCCTTGCCCTGGCTCAAGCTACAGCTTTTTAGCACCCAGCTGGTAGCCTTTGGGGCACTGGCCTGGGTGCTGGCTCGTGCTGCGGGCAGCACCCGGCAGGAGCTGCAGCTGGCCCCACCGGCCTGGCGCGGCAGCCTGTGGCTGGCGGTACCCCTGGCGCTGCTGGGCATCCCGCTGCTGTCGCTCACAGCCATACAGCCCGATGCCTTTGCCCTGCCTGCAGGCCTGGAGGCAGTGGAGGCGGCCATACGAGACATGGAGGCCCGCGCAGGGCTGCTGCAGCAGGCCCTGCTGAGGGAGGATTTGGCCGTAAACCTGCTGGTGGTAGCACTCACCCCTGCCGTGATGGAAGAGCTCTTCTTTCGTGGCTACTTACAGAGTACCTGCCGCCGCATGTGGAATCCGCATGTGGCTATCTGGCTTACCGCGCTCTTGTTCAGCTTTATCCACTTCCAGTTTTTTGGTTTCTTTTATCGCATGGGTTTGGGTGCGCTGTTTGGCTACCTGGTGTACTATAGCGGCAGCCTGTGGCCCGCTGTGGTAGCCCATGCGGCCCACAATGCGGTGGGCGTGCTGGCCATTTACGGGGTGGCACACTGGGGCTGGCCTGCCGAGCTGGAGCAGCAAGAGGCGCAGGTGCCGCTGGCCCTGGGTGCTGCTGCCGCCCTGGCGCTTGCACCCCTGCTGTGGCTCTACATCCACCAGAACCTCCGCCGGCAGGGCCCGCGTAGCCTCGCGTCTCCCTCCCCGGGCCATGCTCTACCCCCTCCCTCTACTCCCGATCAAGCATGA